ggtaccgtcattactcattatcaccaactttggccgctttttttttaaacacgaatttctcaaaaaaaaacacatcatatgacttttttttgctcagcacgtccattgtgatcaaacgcatcagtttaagtgaagaaaaaaaaattttatcgtttttttacccatttttttgcgttttagagggcgggcaaagatatccggggttttcgccaacgttgcctacgtcaatttggtattcaaatacagctcgtatgatgatgatgtctaaggatcacttaaaggttttgggcaatcctaccattccctgttaataacttagcgataagtgtaaaaactaaataaatttgctgggcaatgttgcctacccgtttttgcccatttccaaataaggctcgcctaagcactttacaaaggctagggttgtcacttttgagaaaatctgttacaatagtttaatggccaacaatatgatttttgttgtatttttcattcgttaacgggataaaacatctaaataaaggataataagacaaattaaatacagtatatatttataaacttattttagtgtacaaacataaccttcttttacttgcgaagttgggtaaattagatgaaagtgacaaccctaatctgtttttggtggtgggcaatgttggtatggatgccaaattaccggattactttgcccaccgctataacttttgtgtatttaggcctttttagtttaaatctcaatagacataatctatgcttcatgtgtcataactcaaacccggaaatatttgtcaaagggttctcaattttttctacttgcattcattatttatcaattttttgcccgccgaaatttaccctatattagacaactcgcttaAAATTCCTAAATCaagttaggggctgtccataaattacgtcatcgatttttgacacccccccccccctataatcatccaaaaatcatgcttcaaatgaccccatttcctcctacttcatgctaccgtcatccgatgtccagacctgcccaaagttggcgctaatgacgtaacatattattgcaggtgactgtacataaatgtttcggtgattttgagattattttccaggttataCCGagttcgtgaacgtataagtagtaaggtaccgctattgtttagcgataccgattatttttgaaggtaaagctataaataaataataaataataaataataaatattatagggacattcttacacaaattgactaagccccacggtaagctcaagaaggcttgtgttgtgggtactcagacaacgatatatataatatataaatacttaaatacatagaaaacaaccatgactcaggaacaaataactgtatcatcatacaaataaatgcccttaccaggattcgaacccgggaccatcggggctataccggttgaaatataaagatattaaaattacagcagggcaaccattttttataggtgtacctaaaccatcattggccgagcgttagcaaaggtttccgtttcagcttgggcaaaaatgtttttgtatgttctcctttgcagatcacatttctcaactgagtctcgtgaaaatttgtaagcaggttcaaTAGAACtactctgtttcgctttatccgccaaaatggaattgccaccctgctgaaactttatttattttaattcctattgaatggattttgcaccttatgaaaaaccgtatagagtagtaaataacattttacatccgacttaatgacatcttgttttattcgctttaattgtacaaaacgcgtatctcgacaaagcaatattaggtagtaaaacagtcaacaatcaaatgaattaaataggtacgtcacgtgtgacatgaacagacaaggaaagcaagattaaatgcattgtttctatttcatctttaaatggaacgcttttaccctcaaaggaggctagtggtcaatactaaactaaaagtccaatcttaaaaaaacatgatgggtcactgacctgtcccagtaaagtgaggtagtgtgcgtgaagtgcgcttgtgtgtgaaatggggtaaattgacagaatctgaaattttacccaccgctaccgtcgccttaagtaAACTAGATATTTAGAGTCGAGTCATTTGTATAGTTCACGTTCACACGTTCctgacttttatttttaattagatgccatatttttttacttaattatCAGTTAGTAGACCTATCTGCGAAATAAATTCGAAACTCGAAAATTCAAGGGCGTGATTTGATCTCGCATCTCCTATATAGGGATCGGAAAACAACCTGCATCATATAGTTTTTTTACACATTGAGCTGCTTCATcgcatataggtacataaagtaAAAAACTTACTCCTTAATCAACTGATCGTGTTgtattaaattcttcaaaattttaaatgcttCTTCATTATATTGTCGCTCAGAAGATTCTTCAGATTCATCAGGAAAACTTTTTGGAGTCGGAAAACTTCTCATTTTATCCACCAGTATGTTAAAATGACCCAATATGTGAAAGACAATTATATAAATCAACAGATCTAAGCCACAGAACGCAACGCCACAAATGTATGAAATGTAAGCGTTTAAAAAAGAGACCACGGTATAACCAATCGCATCCTCGTATTGGTCTATGATGAAATAATAGTTTACAGAGTGAACGAAGGTCACATTTGGTGGTCTACGGGCACGGTCTGTGAACAAGCCTGCTTGTATGTTTACATATATTGGGACTGCGTTGAACATCACTTGCCCGAGGAGGCACTCCAACAATATCGCAATGGTCGCAATCCGGCAAATTTTGTTGACCTTACGATACTCCTGAAatagattaaattattaaaaaaaatacaacgggtagcactccgggagtgctggcagtagtgaaaactcaacgacattgtaattCAAAATATGATTCACAGCGCCATATGTATAATTGAAGTTAatgccatctagcgttatttcgtcgcattacttgaaacccctaagcacatcactgtgagtactacagttatattaataccaatttgtgggtaactcactagatggcatttaaatcaaaaaagaaaaacacaacgtcaatgtccgtcacacgtgacgtcacgccctgcgccgcctaaacgaaacaacAGGCTCAGGCATatattttcgccgcgcggtagaaagagagggttacgtcttacgccttacgctgtctcgagtttaacattttttccccacctcaaaaagtgcacagcgccgctaaagaagttttcacttcaaaaaggtatataaataaatacgaaaCTTTTTGTGTAATTACGTGTTGGAATTTTATTGTGTGTGCGTATTTTACTTACCTTAGCGGCCAATTCAGATTCATGCTTATGTTCCagtaaatgaaattttgaaacgAAGTTTTTAATAAGTGAACAATATTTCCCTTGAACTATTAGTGTCATTCTTGTCTgaaattgtattaaataaacaatattaCTTGTAAAATATCCCCTCATTGACGCTCATTGTTCCAATTTTAGGGAAAAGGGTGATTCCAAATCAGTTCCGAATGGCAGGATAGTTCGGAAAGAACTGATTCGAAAATGTAcgaatatacatataatatattataataaaaaacagaaataaattTGGGCAACATTAAAAACCTCCGGTCCTTTACAAAGGGTATAAATAACcgcaatagtacattacgatagaagtgcgaaaagtagTAAATTCGCaaagagtggcgataaattgaaacacgaccgaagggagtgttgtAAATCGACACGAGCTGCGAATTAggtaccttttcgcacgtgtattgtacaacgttttacagtacatagggccctttaaatttttgacatagagACGTACCTAtcgtccttaatcccgccctagggcggtaaagcagcaccatatgtactgtaaaatttaataaaagctATTGGTACTCACAATCATTACGAAGGACATAAAAATGGACAAATAATCTTGTCCCAAATCAATAAAATCATGAGTTGTCATTCTGACTCTGATTAAACACAACGCTGAAATCTCTGCATACACGAGTATTGTCAACATTAACTTATGATATATGGACAGGATGCGTGTACGCATGGTTTTGGGTCCGAATTGTTCGTTCGGCCAATGACCGGCCGTGTCGAGATATAGACGGATCACACGCATGTAGTCTAGGTCTAATGACCGCTCCCTGAAACCAAGTCATAAACTGTCAACATTTTTGTTTTTGGTATTAACTTAGTGTCCCGTATTTAcctaattttttaaattagctACCCGATAGGGCTTTGTAGTTGTGGATTAaccctaaatatatatattcgattttactttaattattttgtaaaatttttgaaataatatgtattttattatttacaacaaAAGGAATGCCTATATCAACTTTCTGGCCTCTAGCATCAAGATATACGAAAGTCTCatacaatcttccatcccctatgGAGGTAAAACTTTCAAGTTTTACAATTTTTTGGAACGAATTTCCTTATCGCTCGGTACGGACTACGGACTTGGCGGATGGGGGCTATGGTTTAGTTTTCCGTCACGACCCTTTCTTAACTTCGTTCCAACCGAGTGTTACACTGCACTCACGCATTTTATTTGTTGTCCTGTGCCCCCAGAATCCCCAGATGTGCAACATCAGTTCAATATTTTTCTTATATTGTACTTATATAAGGCCTGTACCGAAAAAAACTGTAAATTTCAAACGGttgtaattttatttctaaGAATGATGACGGCGGCTTTCTTATCgcatttaattatatattttagtgCAAATAATTCTGGTTTTACGCCATGCGACGTTACACCGCTGAATAGAAGAGATCACTGAAATTTGGTCTTTTCCAAATGGCAAGAAAATTTTCAACAATACTCCATGCTTGCTTTCGATACACTTAAACTAACCTCGTAGATTCGTGAATTTCATAATAACCAACTACTAATTTAGTAATTTGTCTCTTGAACAGAGGTCTCGAAGCGGCAGACCTCTAGGAACAAGTCACCCATCAGAAATATTGTTAATAGAATTTGCGCCCGCCCCCGCATGCCCGTCATATTTATCGTGAAAAATTGGGGTGAAAGTGAAACGAACTTTAAACTAAATACATAGTATTTAGATTCATTCAAAAGTTAGGATAGCTAAAGTAACCGAAGCGTTATTAATTTCTAGGCCAAGTCAAAAAGCATACAATTTCCTTCGTACAAAAAGtcaaatttttagggttccgtacccaaagggtaaaacgggaccctattagtaagactccgctgtccgtccgtccgtccgtccgtccgtccgtccgtctgtctgtcaccaggctgtatctcacgaaccgtgatagctagacagttgaaattttcacagatgatgtatttctgttgccgctataataacaaatagtaaaaacagaataaaataaagatttaagtggggctcccatacaacaaacgtgatttttgaccgaagttaagcaacgtcgggcggggtcagtacttggatgggtgaccgttttatttttgccgttttttgcattatggtacggaatccttcgtgcgcgagtccgactcgcacttgcccggttttttaatataCGATGAGCAAAGTAAGACCACTATACGTCCTGCAGTGCCGTTCTCTCGACTATAAATGGGTTCAAATCAAGAGTGTATTAAAAGAGAACGATGAAATAGCCAAAAAACTTTGACAAATCCAGCATGTGTTGGGATGGTGCAGGCAAATATGAAAAACGGGTCCGTAATTAGCTGTCACTGAAGGCGCTAGGAAAAAGCTGCCTATCACTCCTACAGAaaatagaataataataaaactgttaatgatttaaattaaaagtagCTTTATATTCTAGTAATCCTAAAATCCTTATCAATTGCATACATTTTTTCATTTGAAGATTACAGTTTTTTTTCGTTACCCCCTTTATGATAATTTCGAGTACCTCGTTACGTTTGTTAAAAAGCTCACCTGATTTGGGTTGCCATTTTTGGGGGACACTCTTCTATAAAAGTCTAGTTAAATGTGACCATTAGGTAAATGAAAGCCTAAGTTTATTTCTGAATTAACGACACGTAAACAATAAAGACTGTAAATGTGTATACAAAAGAGTTACCGCTATTCAGTGTTACCGCGgaccaaagataaaaaatacCATGTTATATCCGTAGATCATGGTATTATACCTATACTGTTATTATACAGTAACCGTATTCTCACAAAATAAAATCCGGGGCATAatacgatatttttttattttttttgtttatcatGTACGTCAAACAACTTTTACTATCCCCCACcaaaaggaaaataaatattatatgtaacttcatacattttggtccaTCATAAAGTCGATGTATTCTATTCTCCAGTCTTTGCTTGTGTGCAATGACAGTCGTTAAAATTATAGATCTTCCTTTGTTTCTAAACGATCTAGTATTCGCGTGAATGGACTAATGACAggataaagaaaaataatggtAACAACATTGGAAACAATTGATAAGTAAGCCGTTTTAATAGCCCTATTAAGGCATAACCTCATGAAATGCATTTAATTTAAAGTTCTGTATCAAAGGAATGTTAATTATGggtaatacataaaaaaatacgttgTCTTTCTGTTCCTTATAGTTAACTGGAAAGGGGGCGACGTCATTGACCGCcattccatacaaacgtataaTGAAGACCCATTATCCTCGCCCCTACGTTTGtttgttattaaattataaatgattACGAGTTAGAAGCTTTTCAAAATgtgtatgcattttttttgtacaCAGAGTGGTCACGTCTATTGCGCTTTATTTGCAAAGATATTAATATGTACCACTGATATTaacactagcaaaaagcagagctttgtaagggctcgctgagtttttctacctaaacgtaccggaccgcgactttgatccaggcCGAGGtttgttccatgttcgatcgtgtgggtacgtaataagtccgttaaggacgcagctataagtgagagcaagaaagaaatatacctactaattggaccacggtcgctgtccggtacgcctgtctgtaacagcttttattttgtcaattaaaaacgtgtccagacgacaaaatcaaattgccaatatcattcacacgtaatatacaatttcataagcgcttattacatcctacacggtcgcccagtactttttgtaaggaagccaactggctttcctacataatgttagGTCAGCGAGCTAATGTCCTTGAATTGATTTATGCGTCCACACTACACCATTAAgcgtaaaactatcccgtctggacacctactggcggtaatcatgctgctccgcacataaacttacgcataatttgctctcttaagtgctcatcaagacgagtgagatgaccaaaacagcgtgtccatatgttgcaacaaacgtgagttccactaaatactgccatGGTATAGCTacagctttatcttgggtactactctcctaagtgctcaaaaagacgagtcggatgaccaaaacagcgtgtgcctatattgtgtaaaacccgagctccactggGTACTGCCAGAGTTCAGCATTAGCTATCTTGTGTACtactctaccaagtgatcatcatgacgagccgcatgtccaaaacagcgtgtgtctatgttgcaccaaacccgagctccactaggtactgccagggttcagcatcagctctatcttgggtactactctcctaactgctcatcaagacgagtgagatgaccaatacatcgtgtgcctatattgcaacaaacctgagttccactaaatactgccagggttcagcaacagctctatcttgggtatctCCCAAGTGCTAAAATAAACgagtcagatgaccaaaacagcgtttgcctatgttgcaccaaacctgagttccaataggtactgccagggttcagcatcagctctatcttgggtactactctcccaagtgctcattctgacgagtcggatgtacaaaacagcgtgtatctatgttgcatcaaacctgagttctactaggtacagtcagggttcagcatcagctctatcttgggtactactctcctaaatgctcatcaagacgagtcggatgaccaaaacagcgtgtgcatatgttgtattaaacccgagctccactaggtactgccaggggtcagcatcagctatcttgggtactgctctaccaagtgatcatcatgacgagtcggatgtccaacccagtgtgtgtctatgttgcaccaaacctgagttccgctaggtacagccagggttcagcatcagttctatcgtactgctctcccaagtgctcatcaagacgtgtcgaattactaaaacagcgtgtgtgctatgttgcaccaaacctgagttccactaggtactgccagggttctgggtcattttgtttaaCTGCACGCTGACGTtgcgattggcgtgcagtcggcgtgcagtttccacacaagttgcagtcgggttgtagtgcaagaattttaattcataatttttctaacagatggcgctagtagtaatacaaagtgttattcctttatttttttacgtttataaaattatatttttatgtttgataacacatctagacatgaatttaaattactatgttaaatttcaaacctattagtgtgatagtttttccgtaaagtgtaccacaagaatgctattgaactctcaacgcccaatatagccgacgatagcagttggagaaggtaactggtctactggcgcctcgctcgaaaccgcagtcgccccagcctactagatgcccatgtgcgaagccctcgacgaatatcttcaaccgcctcgcgataaagaataaactacacgatttaaaaaaaaactgacttttattacgcggtacaaatataaaaatactcctacaacgattaggcggtacagcttcggatccctcaggtcttccttggttttcttcctttggttttcttccttttggtttttccttttcggctgctcctggtgtactgtacgatccgaagcggttccgtcttacttttatacgaaaaatcaagaaagagagtcacctacgatagggagataaaatcatgtcttaattcgcggaattaatcggcctgtgattggtcgcttacgtcatacggtcattttcgggtgaattttcattatcccgctatcgttctgcgactcatattacatacatccgattaattactgacttaaaactattacaaatagttaactacgttcattagttataaaaacaaacgataacaagttcactagtccttacgacttggcttacaatagataggaaagcggccgaaatgaatacaatggatggtttatggcccttttgccgactcgcaggcctttgtctacctgtgactgccttatgattcttatctaactaggtgactaggctaacgacctataatatctacaaatattgttatgatgtaactttaacaggttacgaattaattaatgaaacgtgtatgtttctaagtgaaaattacgctgtatcggagcgctgagctcgaatttggccgaccaatgagaagcggtcattctgtccctttcatattgagacttccttgtcttgatccgcctttctttggttaaccaatgacagagcctacattattttactaagtttatagtgattacttgggaattgggaaataggtttaaccatgttttttcctaacttactgggtgacctaaaacttattacgaacctacgagttaaataacggatattttgaatacttatgactactgacaatctaatcgcggttttccctacctatcaaataaatctttattgagaatacagtcttaatcgaatttgatcttaatctaacttataattatccgcgtcttgtcgtagcgtcgctaacatttTGTCCCCGCAGTCGAAGACTCCTGGTGCATGGGTTGCGACGCGATGACCGCCAGCTTGCAGCTCGGCCTGCGTAGCGTCCCGTGCCTCGTTCTGACGTCTGCGGAGCGAACCCTCCCGTCGGGTCCATGATAGACGGTCTCGACGACTCCTTTAGGCCACACGCTGCGTGGTCCGTTGGGTTCAGAAATGATGACAACATCTCCCGGCTGGATCTGTCGCCCTCCGTCGTCGGATGATTTGCGTGGTGCCAGCAGTGGAAAGTACTCCTTGGTCCAGCGCCGCCAGAAGTGGTCTGCTAGCGCCTGGGCAGCCCTCCATTGTCGCTTGTCGTTTTCCTCGTAAGCGCCAATCATAGGTAAGTTAGCGTTATGAAGTAGAAGAAAGTGCGCAGGTGTGAGACTTTCTTCGCTCTCTGGGTCGACGTTCACGTGTGTTAACGGCCTTCTGTTAACGATATTCTCGATCTCTGCCAGTAGAGTCTCGAACACTTCGGTTTTCGGTGCTCTAGTGTTGAAGGTATAGAGCATCGCTGTCTTCACGGTGCGTACCATTCGCTCCCAAGCTCCGCCTGCAGATGGGTTGCCGGGGGGAATGAATTTCCAATCCATTCGTCGCTGCACGCCGTAGTGTTGCAATTGCGGAAGCCATTGCCTGTAGGCCTCGCGCAGCTCGTTCGATGCCGCCTTGAAGCAGGTTGCGTTATCGCTATACATAACGCTCGGCCATCCTCTTCGTGCGGCGAAGCGCCTTAGCGCCAGTAGAGCGCTATCCGTAGACAGGCTATGTACAGTTTCGAGGTGAATAGCCCGAGTTACTAGGCATGTGTACAGACACACCCAGCGTTTCTCTCGTCGTCGTCCTATGGTCACGTACATAGGCCCGAGGTAGTCTTGCGCGGTGTAGGTGAATGGCCTCTGGTAAGCCTGTAGCCGCTCGGGTGGTAGATCGCCAAGGGGCTGCGCTCGCGGTGAAGCTCGACGTAGCTTACACAGCGCGCAGTCTCGCGCTACAGCTTTCACAGTAGGTCGCAGTTGTAATATCCAGTAATGTTGTCGTAGCTGATTTACCACTGCCTCGTTATGAATGTGCGCCATTCGCCTGTGTGCGCGTTGGACCATTAGTCTGGTAAATGAGTCCTTGCCGTCCAATATTACGGGTCGTACCGATGTGTACAACACTGGAGCGTTTCCTAACCTCGTCTTCATTCGCAGCACGCCGTCGTCGCACAGCTCGGGTGCTAGATTGTATATTCGCGATTTCTTGTCCAAATCGCGTCCTGCGCTTAGAGTGCGCAGCTCGTCCGGGAAACTTCTTCGTTGGCTATTCTGTAGCCACATATGCTCGGCTCGCTTTATGTGGTTCACTTGCAGCTGCAGCGTcttgttcttatttttcatcttatctatgaaaagtagaacgtaggccgtcgaattcattagcctatcgtaattactgaagcgtcgtatgtcaggtagcacgctcgacggatctgactttgacgtagtagtagataacgtagtctctactgtgactccgcttttcctttcaggaaggtcttcagtcggtctgcctatttcttgactcggccactccacttctggtcggtgaagaaatgacggtcctttgtaccattcgtcgtgagcggtgattttcctcgccggcttccctctcgtagcgtggtctgcggggttcacgtcggttggcacgtacatccacgcccgccggtccgatttttcagctatttcagccaaacggtgtgacacgaacggcttgtagtttcttgcgtcgtctttgatccatcctagcaatactcgagagtccgtccagtagataattttcttgacgttgtatcgttgctcctttttaatcgtctcggccaatcgaactccgattactgcggctgtaagctctagtcgtggtactgacaatactttcagggggcaaactctgcttttgcccgctgctaggctgactcgtacatcttctttgttctcgatacgccaatacgccacggcgcaaataggcttcagttgacgcgtcggtaaaaacgtgtaacgtgtatctcgtagctccgcccggtgactcataccttctaggtatgcgtagcgccgctacgtgtttcagtgcgttctgccactgaaaaaagtcttcagcttctttatctggtagcggtgcgtcccacgtagtgccttttgtccaaactcgctgaaatatcattttagcgctgatgacgtagtgagcgataagtcccatggggtcgtatatggacattatcgcgctgagaagttccctttttgtcggcggccgttcttgcgtcttcacagcctcgggaactcgcagcattttcgtgttgtagcccagagtgtccgtcctagggtcccacgtcatgcctagaactgtgggttgaccttcgcccagatgcgtcggtccttgcgctgcgtgtagttcgtgctcgacgcttgccagca
Above is a window of Cydia splendana chromosome Z, ilCydSple1.2, whole genome shotgun sequence DNA encoding:
- the LOC134805026 gene encoding odorant receptor 10a-like, whose translation is LGFRERSLDLDYMRVIRLYLDTAGHWPNEQFGPKTMRTRILSIYHKLMLTILVYAEISALCLIRVRMTTHDFIDLGQDYLSIFMSFVMITRMTLIVQGKYCSLIKNFVSKFHLLEHKHESELAAKEYRKVNKICRIATIAILLECLLGQVMFNAVPIYVNIQAGLFTDRARRPPNVTFVHSVNYYFIIDQYEDAIGYTVVSFLNAYISYICGVAFCGLDLLIYIIVFHILGHFNILVDKMRSFPTPKSFPDESEESSERQYNEEAFKILKNLIQHDQLIKEFLIVTSNTFDITLCLCLLFHLVSGCISLLEISPMTAEALTRYGPLIFILYTQLIQMSIIFELINSKSNTLSDEVYALPWELMDERNRKTVLLFLVNVQRPSSLKAGGLVPVGVLTMSQIIRNSLSCFLMLRTLGNV